The following proteins come from a genomic window of Phycodurus eques isolate BA_2022a chromosome 9, UOR_Pequ_1.1, whole genome shotgun sequence:
- the si:ch211-175m2.5 gene encoding uncharacterized protein si:ch211-175m2.5: MASIFVRRFFPLSTRLTSPRSGCLLLAKRTEETAAGARPFSSNPPEKISRYPVPYKKDLPYDIVELMEEVESKGGFLPNVFKVLSHRPAEFRAFFSYYNELMNKETGGLTKADRELIVVATSIHNKCLYCVVSHSALHRIYSKNPTLSDQVVVNYENAELQPRERAMLDFAMAVCRADTITEQHFKSLEQVGFDCEDAWDIAAIAAFFAMSNRLAHLTDMQPNLEFYNMGRIPRDKSKDEAGKGSK, translated from the exons ATGGCGAGTATCTTCGTCCGGCGTTTCTTTCCGCTGTCGACTCGCCTT ACATCCCCGCGGTCGGGCTGTCTGCTTCTGGCCAAGCGAACGGAGGAGACTGCCGCCGGAGCAAGACCTTTCTCCAGTAACCCCCCGGAGAAAATAAGCCGCTATCCAGTTCCCTACAAGAAAGACTTGCCGTATGACATAGTGGAACTTATGGAGGAAGTAGAGTCGAAG GGAGGGTTCTTACCCAATGTCTTTAAAGTCCTCTCTCATAGACCTGCAGAGTTTCGAGCCTTCTTCTCTTACTACAACGAACTCATGAACAAGGAGACGG GTGGACTAACCAAGGCAGATCGTGAGCTGATTGTGGTGGCCACCAGCATTCATAATAAGTGTCTTTACTGTGTGGTTTCCCACAGTGCACTTCACCGCATATACTCAAAGAACCCCACCCTTTCAGATCAG GTGGTCGTCAACTATGAGAACGCAGAGCTGCAACCGCGAGAGCGCGCCATGTTGGACTTTGCGATGGCCGTGTGCCGCGCAGACACCATCACAGAGCAGCACTTTAAGTCTTTAGAGCAAGTGGGCTTTGATTGCGAGGATGCCTGGGACATCGCTGCCATTGCGGCCTTCTTCGCCATGTCTAACCGGCTTGCCCACCTCACTGACATGCAGCCGAACCTGGAGTTTTACAACATGGGCCGCATACCGCGGGACAAGAGCAAAGACGAGGCGGGCAAAGGCAGCAAGTGA
- the polr2g gene encoding DNA-directed RNA polymerase II subunit RPB7 — protein sequence MFYHISLEHEILLHPRYFGPNLLNTVKQKLFTEVEGTCTGKYGFVIAVTTIDNIGAGVIQSGRGFVLYPVKYKAIVFRPFKGEVVDAVVTQVNKVGLFTEIGPMSCFISRHSIPSEMEFDPNSNPPCYKTVDEDIVIQQDDEIRLKIVGTRVDKNDIFAIGSLMDDYLGLVS from the exons ATGTTTTACCAT ATATCATTGGAACATGAAATTTTACTTCACCCAAGGTACTTTGGTCCCAACCTCTTAAATACCGTGAAGCAGAAGCTTTTTACTGAAGTGGAGGGTACATGTACCGGAAA GTATGGCTTTGTCATCGCAGTCACTACCATTGACAACATCGGGGCAGGAGTGATCCAGTCGGGCAGAGGGTTTGTTTTGTATCCAGTCAAGTACAAGGCAATTGTGTTCCGGCCATTTAAAGGGGAGGTGGTGGATGCTGTAGTGACTCAGGTTAACAAG GTCGGTTTGTTCACAGAAATTGGACCCATGTCATGTTTCATCTCCCGTCAC TCCATTCCCTCAGAAATGGAGTTTGATCCCAACTCTAACCCACCATGTTATAAGACAGTTGATGAG gacaTTGTGATCCAGCAAGATGATGAGATCAGGCTGAAGATTGTGGGAACGAGAGTCGACAAAAATGATATT tttGCTATTGGATCCCTCATGGATGACTATCTAG GTCTTGTGAGCTGA